In Salvelinus sp. IW2-2015 linkage group LG23, ASM291031v2, whole genome shotgun sequence, a genomic segment contains:
- the LOC111950642 gene encoding ubiquitin carboxyl-terminal hydrolase 28 isoform X4, translating into MRVEQQSEHGENSTNSSLMLINQLREITGIQDPQILLRALNASQGDISHAVGLLTTQPPEEGQGTEDTPDTEVNREAWGAQKGAPPKDDLQTAIELSLQESQAEERELNRALEASVEDSAARVKRKRCEAQGESCSPADWIRKEEWPVGIRNVGNTCWFSAVIQSLFHLPVFRRLVLNYCLSERILEKCTSHSDKRNIAFMQELRCLFALMVGSTRRFVDPSAAVELLRDAFRSSEAQQVHTEVQQDVSEFTHKLLDWLEDAFQLAANGNSPEDKKENPMVQLFYGTFVAERTHAGKTLTNIEQFGQYPLQVNGFNNLDECLEGAMVEGEIEALHLDQTISSGSERWFSKLPPVLTFELSRFEFNQSLGRPEKIHKKLEFPQIIYMDRYLHKNNEQTHNRREEVKRLKEQLIVLQQKLECYRNYGSGPTKYPLADMLQYVLEFACTKPTSVSPAEDVRLAASSPTPSGSNTKHTEGNPDDTSQCQEPGDTGLSDSPTCQQQPPSGQRTPIYKPFTQCRAPMDTPPHPAPHSVTEEELRFVKTCLQRWRTEVEINMNELKASIDRVSQALEGMYSDNSLCQVPYRLHAVLVHEGQASAGHYWAYIYDHANQRWMKYNDVIVSESSWEELVRDSYGGMTNASAYCLMYIDDRLPHLITEDTDDETGQVMRAMDSLPPILRQYVREDNRWFQQELKEWEDQFCQQPQEEPVSPTAAVTSTRAPSKDDPAKPVPQSGAAQEPTGEQEHVAESVVIPAVESGEPVPTSQPQSPVHVSPESAGSSPEESDHQAVSVTPEPCQHTSEDEEEQQHCQQLPPPQSPSPAAEMSGQAQTAAVTPDPSTDVTTETDSETGFREAVAEAAAAPDTQADDEDDQDAPAPTRSRQQQPENVVSEVEIPNVGRILVRADTDGYNEEMMLTPAMQGIIMAIAKARQVFDKDGPEAGLIKAFQEEYSRLFELSQEETTAQQDPRLHHALVYFFQNQAPSRVIERTLLEGFTDRNLSFDDRSISIMREARAKLRLIKPEDMDMEEYMQWHDDYSLFRTVFVYLLTGLEQYQHGKVREALNYLNHAYKDNAMLLRRGEKRGMEQSLIAFYRRRCLKEMNDNAATLFRSGEVSDMEEGMIIMNEAVIPCMHLMSRPDMVSQEDLDTMEAVRSHWCSYLGVDLDDSLQEKLGEFLPRVLDCSTEMVVLKDPPTVRSKVPHDLCSRLAAIMESITNTSVVAVK; encoded by the exons ATGAGAGTTGAACAACAGAGTGAACATGGGGAAAACTCAACGAATTCG AGCCTGATGCTGATCAACCAGCTGAGGGAGATCACTGGCATCCAAGACCCACAGATCCTCCTCAGGGCCCTGAAT GCCAGTCAGGGGGACATTAGCCATGCTGTTGGGCTGCTGACCACACAGCCGCCAGAGGAGGGCCAGGGGACTGAGGACACACCAGACACAGAAGTCAACAGGGAGGCCTGGGGGGCCCAGAAAG GTGCTCCTCCTAAAGATGACCTTCAGACAGCCATTGAGCTCAGCTTGCAAGAATcccaggcagaggagagagagctcaacaG GGCACTGGAGGCCAGTGTGGAGGACAGCGCTGCACGGGTGAAGAGGAAGCGCTGCGAGGCCCAAGGAGAGAGCTGCAGCCCTGCAGACTGGATCCGTAAGGAGGAGTGGCCCGTGGGCATCCGCAATGTGGGCAACACCTGCTGGTTCAGTGCTGTCATACAG TCCCTGTTCCACCTGCCCGTGTTCCGCAGATTGGTACTTAACTACTGCCTGTCTGAGCGAATCCTGGAGAAGTGTACGAGCCACTCG GACAAGAGGAACATAGCCTTCATGCAGGAGCTGCGCTGTCTCTTTGCTCTCATGGTGGGCTCCACTCGTAGGTTTGTGGACCCGTCTGCTGCCGTAGAGCTTTTGAGAGATGCTTTCCGATCCAGTGAGGCCCAACAGGTACACACTGAGGTCCAACAG GATGTGAGTGAGTTCACCCACAAACTCCTTGACTGGCTTGAAGATGCCTTTCAGCTGGCTGCTAATGGAAA CAGCCCGGAAGATAAAAAAGAAAACCCAATGGTTCAGCTGTTCTATGGGACATTTGTGGCAGAGAGAACTCATGCGG gcaagaccttaaccaacattgAGCAGTTTGGCCAGTACCCCTTACAAGTGAACGGTTTCAACAACTTGGATGAATGTCTTGAAGGCGCCATGGTAGAGGGGGAGATTGAAGCCCTACATTTGGATCAAACCATTTCGTCTGGCAGCGAG AGGTGGTTCTCAAAGTTACCACCAGTGTTGACCTTTGAACTGTCCAGGTTTGAGTTCAACCAGTCTTTAGGACGCCCAGAAAAGATTCATAAGAAACTGGAATTCCCACAAATCATATATATGGACAG ATACCTTCACAAGAACAATGAGCAGACCCACAACAGGAGAGAAGAAGTGAAGAGACTGAAGGAGCAGCTCATAGTCCTGCAGCAGAAACTGGAGTG CTACAGAAACTATGGCTCAGGGCCGACAAAGTATCCACTGGCGGACATGTTACAGTACGTGTTGGAGTTCGCCTGCACCAAGCCCACCAGTGTGTCCCCAGCTGAAGATGTGAGGCTGGCTGCCTCTTCCCCCACTCCCTCCGGGAGCAACACCAAGCACACAGAGGGCAACCCTGATGACACCAG TCAGTGCCAGGAGCCAGGAGACACAGGCCTGTCCGACAGCCCCACCTGCCAGCAGCAGCCCCCCTCGGGCCAGAGGACACCTATCTACAAGCCCTTCACCCAGTGTAGAGCCCCCATGGACACCCCACCTCACCCAGCCCCCCACAGTGTGACCGAGGAGGAGCTGCGCTTTGTCAAGACCTGCCTGCAGCGCTGGAGGACAGAGGTGGAGATCAACATGAACG AGCTAAAGGCCAGCATCGACAGGGTCAGCCAAGCACTGGAGGGCATGTACTCGGATAACAGCCTGTGTCAG GTGCCGTATAGGCTTCACGCCGTCCTCGTCCACGAGGGACAAGCCTCGGCCGGCCACTACTGGGCTTATATCTACGACCACGCCAACCAGCGCTGGATGAAGTACAACGATGTCATCGTCAGCGAGTCCTCCTGGGAGGAGCTGGTCAGGGACTCGTACGGAGGCATGACCAACGCCAGTGCTTATTGTCTCATGTACATTGACGACAGGCTGCCTCACCTCATCACAG AGGACACAGATGACGAGACAGGCCAGGTCATGCGGGCCATGGACTCCCTGCCACCCATCCTCAGGCAATACGTGCGCGAGGACAACCGCTGGTTCCAGCAGGAGCTCAAGGAGTGGGAAGACCAGTTCTGCCAGCAGCCACAGGAGGAGCCGGTCTCTCCCACAGCAGCCGTCACCTCCACTCGTGCTCCCAGTAAAGACGACCCAGCAAAACCAGTCCCCCAATCTGGCGCAGCCCAGGAACCCACTGGAGAACAGGAACATGTGGCAGAATCGGTTGTTATACCAGCTGTGGAATCTGGCG AGCCAGTCCCAACAAGCCAGCCCCAGTCCCCAGTCCATGTGTCACCGGAGAGTGCTGGCAGCAGCCCAGAGGAGAGCGACCACCAGGCTGTCTCTGTCACGCCAGAGCCCTGCCAACATACCAgtgaggacgaggaggagcagcAACACTGTCAG CAGCTCCCCCCACCTCAGTCTCCGAGCCCTGCAGCAGAGATGAGTGGCCAGGCCCAGACTGCAgctgtgacccctgacccctccaCAGACGTCACCActgagacagacagcgagactgGGTTCAGAGAGGCAGTGGCGGAAGCTGCAGCAGCGCCTGACACCCAGGCAGACGACGAGGATGATCAGGACGCCCCGGCGCCGACCAGAAGCAGGCAGCAGCAACCAGAGAATGTGGTGTCGGAGGTGGAGATCCCCAACGTGGGCAGGATCCTGGTCCGGGCCGACACTGACGGCTACAATGAAGAG ATGATGCTAACTCCTGCCATGCAGGGCATCATTATGGCCATAGCCAAAGCCAGACAGGTGTTCGACAAGGACGGCCCTGAGGCTGGCCTCATCAAG GCGTTCCAGGAGGAGTACTCCCGTCTGTTTGAGTTGTCTCAGGAGGAGACCACTGCCCAGCAGGACCCGCGCCTGCACCATGCCCTGGTCTACTTCTTCCAGAACCAGGCGCCCAGTCGCGTCATAGAGAGGACCCTGCTGGAGGGCTTCACCGACCGCAACCTCAGCTTCGACGACAG GTCCATTAGTATCATGAGAGAGGCCCGTGCCAAACTACGCCTCATCAAGCCAGAGGATATGGATATGGAGGAATATATG CAATGGCATGATGACTACAGCCTATTCCGGACAGTGTTTGTCTACCTGCTGACGGGCCTGGAACAGTACCAGCATGGAAA GGTGCGCGAGGCGCTGAATTACCTCAACCACGCCTACAAAGACAACGCCATGCtactgaggagaggggagaagagagggatggagcagTCGCTTATTGCATTTTACAGGAGGAGGTGTCTCAAA GAGATGAATGACAACGCGGCCACCCTGTTCAGGAGCGGCGAGGTGAGCGACATGGAGGAGGGCATGATCATCATGAACGAGGCGGTCATCCCCTGCATGCACCTGATGAGCCGGCCGGACATGGTCAGCCAGGAAGACCTGGACACCATGGAGGCTGTACGCAGCCACTGGTGCTCTTACCTGGGAGTAGACCTGGATG ACTCCCTACAGGAGAAGCTGGGTGAGTTTCTGCCCAGGGTTCTGGACTGCTCAACAGAGATGGTGGTTCTAAAAGATCCACCAACAGTGCGCTCCAAAGTGCCCCATGACCTGTGCAGCCGCCTGGCCGCCATCATGGAGTCTATCACCAACACCTCTGTGGTCGCCGTCAAGTAA
- the LOC111950642 gene encoding ubiquitin carboxyl-terminal hydrolase 28 isoform X6 encodes MRVEQQSEHGENSTNSSLMLINQLREITGIQDPQILLRALNASQGDISHAVGLLTTQPPEEGQGTEDTPDTEVNREAWGAQKGAPPKDDLQTAIELSLQESQAEERELNRALEASVEDSAARVKRKRCEAQGESCSPADWIRKEEWPVGIRNVGNTCWFSAVIQSLFHLPVFRRLVLNYCLSERILEKCTSHSDKRNIAFMQELRCLFALMVGSTRRFVDPSAAVELLRDAFRSSEAQQDVSEFTHKLLDWLEDAFQLAANGNPEDKKENPMVQLFYGTFVAERTHAGKTLTNIEQFGQYPLQVNGFNNLDECLEGAMVEGEIEALHLDQTISSGSERWFSKLPPVLTFELSRFEFNQSLGRPEKIHKKLEFPQIIYMDSLLYANRYLHKNNEQTHNRREEVKRLKEQLIVLQQKLECYRNYGSGPTKYPLADMLQYVLEFACTKPTSVSPAEDVRLAASSPTPSGSNTKHTEGNPDDTSQCQEPGDTGLSDSPTCQQQPPSGQRTPIYKPFTQCRAPMDTPPHPAPHSVTEEELRFVKTCLQRWRTEVEINMNELKASIDRVSQALEGMYSDNSLCQVPYRLHAVLVHEGQASAGHYWAYIYDHANQRWMKYNDVIVSESSWEELVRDSYGGMTNASAYCLMYIDDRLPHLITEDTDDETGQVMRAMDSLPPILRQYVREDNRWFQQELKEWEDQFCQQPQEEPVSPTAAVTSTRAPSKDDPAKPVPQSGAAQEPTGEQEHVAESVVIPAVESGEPVPTSQPQSPVHVSPESAGSSPEESDHQAVSVTPEPCQHTSEDEEEQQHCQQLPPPQSPSPAAEMSGQAQTAAVTPDPSTDVTTETDSETGFREAVAEAAAAPDTQADDEDDQDAPAPTRSRQQQPENVVSEVEIPNVGRILVRADTDGYNEEMMLTPAMQGIIMAIAKARQVFDKDGPEAGLIKAFQEEYSRLFELSQEETTAQQDPRLHHALVYFFQNQAPSRVIERTLLEGFTDRNLSFDDRSISIMREARAKLRLIKPEDMDMEEYMQWHDDYSLFRTVFVYLLTGLEQYQHGKVREALNYLNHAYKDNAMLLRRGEKRGMEQSLIAFYRRRCLKEMNDNAATLFRSGEVSDMEEGMIIMNEAVIPCMHLMSRPDMVSQEDLDTMEAVRSHWCSYLGVDLDDSLQEKLGEFLPRVLDCSTEMVVLKDPPTVRSKVPHDLCSRLAAIMESITNTSVVAVK; translated from the exons ATGAGAGTTGAACAACAGAGTGAACATGGGGAAAACTCAACGAATTCG AGCCTGATGCTGATCAACCAGCTGAGGGAGATCACTGGCATCCAAGACCCACAGATCCTCCTCAGGGCCCTGAAT GCCAGTCAGGGGGACATTAGCCATGCTGTTGGGCTGCTGACCACACAGCCGCCAGAGGAGGGCCAGGGGACTGAGGACACACCAGACACAGAAGTCAACAGGGAGGCCTGGGGGGCCCAGAAAG GTGCTCCTCCTAAAGATGACCTTCAGACAGCCATTGAGCTCAGCTTGCAAGAATcccaggcagaggagagagagctcaacaG GGCACTGGAGGCCAGTGTGGAGGACAGCGCTGCACGGGTGAAGAGGAAGCGCTGCGAGGCCCAAGGAGAGAGCTGCAGCCCTGCAGACTGGATCCGTAAGGAGGAGTGGCCCGTGGGCATCCGCAATGTGGGCAACACCTGCTGGTTCAGTGCTGTCATACAG TCCCTGTTCCACCTGCCCGTGTTCCGCAGATTGGTACTTAACTACTGCCTGTCTGAGCGAATCCTGGAGAAGTGTACGAGCCACTCG GACAAGAGGAACATAGCCTTCATGCAGGAGCTGCGCTGTCTCTTTGCTCTCATGGTGGGCTCCACTCGTAGGTTTGTGGACCCGTCTGCTGCCGTAGAGCTTTTGAGAGATGCTTTCCGATCCAGTGAGGCCCAACAG GATGTGAGTGAGTTCACCCACAAACTCCTTGACTGGCTTGAAGATGCCTTTCAGCTGGCTGCTAATGGAAA CCCGGAAGATAAAAAAGAAAACCCAATGGTTCAGCTGTTCTATGGGACATTTGTGGCAGAGAGAACTCATGCGG gcaagaccttaaccaacattgAGCAGTTTGGCCAGTACCCCTTACAAGTGAACGGTTTCAACAACTTGGATGAATGTCTTGAAGGCGCCATGGTAGAGGGGGAGATTGAAGCCCTACATTTGGATCAAACCATTTCGTCTGGCAGCGAG AGGTGGTTCTCAAAGTTACCACCAGTGTTGACCTTTGAACTGTCCAGGTTTGAGTTCAACCAGTCTTTAGGACGCCCAGAAAAGATTCATAAGAAACTGGAATTCCCACAAATCATATATATGGACAG TTTACTGTATGCGAACAGATACCTTCACAAGAACAATGAGCAGACCCACAACAGGAGAGAAGAAGTGAAGAGACTGAAGGAGCAGCTCATAGTCCTGCAGCAGAAACTGGAGTG CTACAGAAACTATGGCTCAGGGCCGACAAAGTATCCACTGGCGGACATGTTACAGTACGTGTTGGAGTTCGCCTGCACCAAGCCCACCAGTGTGTCCCCAGCTGAAGATGTGAGGCTGGCTGCCTCTTCCCCCACTCCCTCCGGGAGCAACACCAAGCACACAGAGGGCAACCCTGATGACACCAG TCAGTGCCAGGAGCCAGGAGACACAGGCCTGTCCGACAGCCCCACCTGCCAGCAGCAGCCCCCCTCGGGCCAGAGGACACCTATCTACAAGCCCTTCACCCAGTGTAGAGCCCCCATGGACACCCCACCTCACCCAGCCCCCCACAGTGTGACCGAGGAGGAGCTGCGCTTTGTCAAGACCTGCCTGCAGCGCTGGAGGACAGAGGTGGAGATCAACATGAACG AGCTAAAGGCCAGCATCGACAGGGTCAGCCAAGCACTGGAGGGCATGTACTCGGATAACAGCCTGTGTCAG GTGCCGTATAGGCTTCACGCCGTCCTCGTCCACGAGGGACAAGCCTCGGCCGGCCACTACTGGGCTTATATCTACGACCACGCCAACCAGCGCTGGATGAAGTACAACGATGTCATCGTCAGCGAGTCCTCCTGGGAGGAGCTGGTCAGGGACTCGTACGGAGGCATGACCAACGCCAGTGCTTATTGTCTCATGTACATTGACGACAGGCTGCCTCACCTCATCACAG AGGACACAGATGACGAGACAGGCCAGGTCATGCGGGCCATGGACTCCCTGCCACCCATCCTCAGGCAATACGTGCGCGAGGACAACCGCTGGTTCCAGCAGGAGCTCAAGGAGTGGGAAGACCAGTTCTGCCAGCAGCCACAGGAGGAGCCGGTCTCTCCCACAGCAGCCGTCACCTCCACTCGTGCTCCCAGTAAAGACGACCCAGCAAAACCAGTCCCCCAATCTGGCGCAGCCCAGGAACCCACTGGAGAACAGGAACATGTGGCAGAATCGGTTGTTATACCAGCTGTGGAATCTGGCG AGCCAGTCCCAACAAGCCAGCCCCAGTCCCCAGTCCATGTGTCACCGGAGAGTGCTGGCAGCAGCCCAGAGGAGAGCGACCACCAGGCTGTCTCTGTCACGCCAGAGCCCTGCCAACATACCAgtgaggacgaggaggagcagcAACACTGTCAG CAGCTCCCCCCACCTCAGTCTCCGAGCCCTGCAGCAGAGATGAGTGGCCAGGCCCAGACTGCAgctgtgacccctgacccctccaCAGACGTCACCActgagacagacagcgagactgGGTTCAGAGAGGCAGTGGCGGAAGCTGCAGCAGCGCCTGACACCCAGGCAGACGACGAGGATGATCAGGACGCCCCGGCGCCGACCAGAAGCAGGCAGCAGCAACCAGAGAATGTGGTGTCGGAGGTGGAGATCCCCAACGTGGGCAGGATCCTGGTCCGGGCCGACACTGACGGCTACAATGAAGAG ATGATGCTAACTCCTGCCATGCAGGGCATCATTATGGCCATAGCCAAAGCCAGACAGGTGTTCGACAAGGACGGCCCTGAGGCTGGCCTCATCAAG GCGTTCCAGGAGGAGTACTCCCGTCTGTTTGAGTTGTCTCAGGAGGAGACCACTGCCCAGCAGGACCCGCGCCTGCACCATGCCCTGGTCTACTTCTTCCAGAACCAGGCGCCCAGTCGCGTCATAGAGAGGACCCTGCTGGAGGGCTTCACCGACCGCAACCTCAGCTTCGACGACAG GTCCATTAGTATCATGAGAGAGGCCCGTGCCAAACTACGCCTCATCAAGCCAGAGGATATGGATATGGAGGAATATATG CAATGGCATGATGACTACAGCCTATTCCGGACAGTGTTTGTCTACCTGCTGACGGGCCTGGAACAGTACCAGCATGGAAA GGTGCGCGAGGCGCTGAATTACCTCAACCACGCCTACAAAGACAACGCCATGCtactgaggagaggggagaagagagggatggagcagTCGCTTATTGCATTTTACAGGAGGAGGTGTCTCAAA GAGATGAATGACAACGCGGCCACCCTGTTCAGGAGCGGCGAGGTGAGCGACATGGAGGAGGGCATGATCATCATGAACGAGGCGGTCATCCCCTGCATGCACCTGATGAGCCGGCCGGACATGGTCAGCCAGGAAGACCTGGACACCATGGAGGCTGTACGCAGCCACTGGTGCTCTTACCTGGGAGTAGACCTGGATG ACTCCCTACAGGAGAAGCTGGGTGAGTTTCTGCCCAGGGTTCTGGACTGCTCAACAGAGATGGTGGTTCTAAAAGATCCACCAACAGTGCGCTCCAAAGTGCCCCATGACCTGTGCAGCCGCCTGGCCGCCATCATGGAGTCTATCACCAACACCTCTGTGGTCGCCGTCAAGTAA
- the LOC111950642 gene encoding ubiquitin carboxyl-terminal hydrolase 28 isoform X5 — MRVEQQSEHGENSTNSSLMLINQLREITGIQDPQILLRALNASQGDISHAVGLLTTQPPEEGQGTEDTPDTEVNREAWGAQKGAPPKDDLQTAIELSLQESQAEERELNRALEASVEDSAARVKRKRCEAQGESCSPADWIRKEEWPVGIRNVGNTCWFSAVIQSLFHLPVFRRLVLNYCLSERILEKCTSHSDKRNIAFMQELRCLFALMVGSTRRFVDPSAAVELLRDAFRSSEAQQDVSEFTHKLLDWLEDAFQLAANGNSPEDKKENPMVQLFYGTFVAERTHAGKTLTNIEQFGQYPLQVNGFNNLDECLEGAMVEGEIEALHLDQTISSGSERWFSKLPPVLTFELSRFEFNQSLGRPEKIHKKLEFPQIIYMDSLLYANRYLHKNNEQTHNRREEVKRLKEQLIVLQQKLECYRNYGSGPTKYPLADMLQYVLEFACTKPTSVSPAEDVRLAASSPTPSGSNTKHTEGNPDDTSQCQEPGDTGLSDSPTCQQQPPSGQRTPIYKPFTQCRAPMDTPPHPAPHSVTEEELRFVKTCLQRWRTEVEINMNELKASIDRVSQALEGMYSDNSLCQVPYRLHAVLVHEGQASAGHYWAYIYDHANQRWMKYNDVIVSESSWEELVRDSYGGMTNASAYCLMYIDDRLPHLITEDTDDETGQVMRAMDSLPPILRQYVREDNRWFQQELKEWEDQFCQQPQEEPVSPTAAVTSTRAPSKDDPAKPVPQSGAAQEPTGEQEHVAESVVIPAVESGEPVPTSQPQSPVHVSPESAGSSPEESDHQAVSVTPEPCQHTSEDEEEQQHCQQLPPPQSPSPAAEMSGQAQTAAVTPDPSTDVTTETDSETGFREAVAEAAAAPDTQADDEDDQDAPAPTRSRQQQPENVVSEVEIPNVGRILVRADTDGYNEEMMLTPAMQGIIMAIAKARQVFDKDGPEAGLIKAFQEEYSRLFELSQEETTAQQDPRLHHALVYFFQNQAPSRVIERTLLEGFTDRNLSFDDRSISIMREARAKLRLIKPEDMDMEEYMQWHDDYSLFRTVFVYLLTGLEQYQHGKVREALNYLNHAYKDNAMLLRRGEKRGMEQSLIAFYRRRCLKEMNDNAATLFRSGEVSDMEEGMIIMNEAVIPCMHLMSRPDMVSQEDLDTMEAVRSHWCSYLGVDLDDSLQEKLGEFLPRVLDCSTEMVVLKDPPTVRSKVPHDLCSRLAAIMESITNTSVVAVK, encoded by the exons ATGAGAGTTGAACAACAGAGTGAACATGGGGAAAACTCAACGAATTCG AGCCTGATGCTGATCAACCAGCTGAGGGAGATCACTGGCATCCAAGACCCACAGATCCTCCTCAGGGCCCTGAAT GCCAGTCAGGGGGACATTAGCCATGCTGTTGGGCTGCTGACCACACAGCCGCCAGAGGAGGGCCAGGGGACTGAGGACACACCAGACACAGAAGTCAACAGGGAGGCCTGGGGGGCCCAGAAAG GTGCTCCTCCTAAAGATGACCTTCAGACAGCCATTGAGCTCAGCTTGCAAGAATcccaggcagaggagagagagctcaacaG GGCACTGGAGGCCAGTGTGGAGGACAGCGCTGCACGGGTGAAGAGGAAGCGCTGCGAGGCCCAAGGAGAGAGCTGCAGCCCTGCAGACTGGATCCGTAAGGAGGAGTGGCCCGTGGGCATCCGCAATGTGGGCAACACCTGCTGGTTCAGTGCTGTCATACAG TCCCTGTTCCACCTGCCCGTGTTCCGCAGATTGGTACTTAACTACTGCCTGTCTGAGCGAATCCTGGAGAAGTGTACGAGCCACTCG GACAAGAGGAACATAGCCTTCATGCAGGAGCTGCGCTGTCTCTTTGCTCTCATGGTGGGCTCCACTCGTAGGTTTGTGGACCCGTCTGCTGCCGTAGAGCTTTTGAGAGATGCTTTCCGATCCAGTGAGGCCCAACAG GATGTGAGTGAGTTCACCCACAAACTCCTTGACTGGCTTGAAGATGCCTTTCAGCTGGCTGCTAATGGAAA CAGCCCGGAAGATAAAAAAGAAAACCCAATGGTTCAGCTGTTCTATGGGACATTTGTGGCAGAGAGAACTCATGCGG gcaagaccttaaccaacattgAGCAGTTTGGCCAGTACCCCTTACAAGTGAACGGTTTCAACAACTTGGATGAATGTCTTGAAGGCGCCATGGTAGAGGGGGAGATTGAAGCCCTACATTTGGATCAAACCATTTCGTCTGGCAGCGAG AGGTGGTTCTCAAAGTTACCACCAGTGTTGACCTTTGAACTGTCCAGGTTTGAGTTCAACCAGTCTTTAGGACGCCCAGAAAAGATTCATAAGAAACTGGAATTCCCACAAATCATATATATGGACAG TTTACTGTATGCGAACAGATACCTTCACAAGAACAATGAGCAGACCCACAACAGGAGAGAAGAAGTGAAGAGACTGAAGGAGCAGCTCATAGTCCTGCAGCAGAAACTGGAGTG CTACAGAAACTATGGCTCAGGGCCGACAAAGTATCCACTGGCGGACATGTTACAGTACGTGTTGGAGTTCGCCTGCACCAAGCCCACCAGTGTGTCCCCAGCTGAAGATGTGAGGCTGGCTGCCTCTTCCCCCACTCCCTCCGGGAGCAACACCAAGCACACAGAGGGCAACCCTGATGACACCAG TCAGTGCCAGGAGCCAGGAGACACAGGCCTGTCCGACAGCCCCACCTGCCAGCAGCAGCCCCCCTCGGGCCAGAGGACACCTATCTACAAGCCCTTCACCCAGTGTAGAGCCCCCATGGACACCCCACCTCACCCAGCCCCCCACAGTGTGACCGAGGAGGAGCTGCGCTTTGTCAAGACCTGCCTGCAGCGCTGGAGGACAGAGGTGGAGATCAACATGAACG AGCTAAAGGCCAGCATCGACAGGGTCAGCCAAGCACTGGAGGGCATGTACTCGGATAACAGCCTGTGTCAG GTGCCGTATAGGCTTCACGCCGTCCTCGTCCACGAGGGACAAGCCTCGGCCGGCCACTACTGGGCTTATATCTACGACCACGCCAACCAGCGCTGGATGAAGTACAACGATGTCATCGTCAGCGAGTCCTCCTGGGAGGAGCTGGTCAGGGACTCGTACGGAGGCATGACCAACGCCAGTGCTTATTGTCTCATGTACATTGACGACAGGCTGCCTCACCTCATCACAG AGGACACAGATGACGAGACAGGCCAGGTCATGCGGGCCATGGACTCCCTGCCACCCATCCTCAGGCAATACGTGCGCGAGGACAACCGCTGGTTCCAGCAGGAGCTCAAGGAGTGGGAAGACCAGTTCTGCCAGCAGCCACAGGAGGAGCCGGTCTCTCCCACAGCAGCCGTCACCTCCACTCGTGCTCCCAGTAAAGACGACCCAGCAAAACCAGTCCCCCAATCTGGCGCAGCCCAGGAACCCACTGGAGAACAGGAACATGTGGCAGAATCGGTTGTTATACCAGCTGTGGAATCTGGCG AGCCAGTCCCAACAAGCCAGCCCCAGTCCCCAGTCCATGTGTCACCGGAGAGTGCTGGCAGCAGCCCAGAGGAGAGCGACCACCAGGCTGTCTCTGTCACGCCAGAGCCCTGCCAACATACCAgtgaggacgaggaggagcagcAACACTGTCAG CAGCTCCCCCCACCTCAGTCTCCGAGCCCTGCAGCAGAGATGAGTGGCCAGGCCCAGACTGCAgctgtgacccctgacccctccaCAGACGTCACCActgagacagacagcgagactgGGTTCAGAGAGGCAGTGGCGGAAGCTGCAGCAGCGCCTGACACCCAGGCAGACGACGAGGATGATCAGGACGCCCCGGCGCCGACCAGAAGCAGGCAGCAGCAACCAGAGAATGTGGTGTCGGAGGTGGAGATCCCCAACGTGGGCAGGATCCTGGTCCGGGCCGACACTGACGGCTACAATGAAGAG ATGATGCTAACTCCTGCCATGCAGGGCATCATTATGGCCATAGCCAAAGCCAGACAGGTGTTCGACAAGGACGGCCCTGAGGCTGGCCTCATCAAG GCGTTCCAGGAGGAGTACTCCCGTCTGTTTGAGTTGTCTCAGGAGGAGACCACTGCCCAGCAGGACCCGCGCCTGCACCATGCCCTGGTCTACTTCTTCCAGAACCAGGCGCCCAGTCGCGTCATAGAGAGGACCCTGCTGGAGGGCTTCACCGACCGCAACCTCAGCTTCGACGACAG GTCCATTAGTATCATGAGAGAGGCCCGTGCCAAACTACGCCTCATCAAGCCAGAGGATATGGATATGGAGGAATATATG CAATGGCATGATGACTACAGCCTATTCCGGACAGTGTTTGTCTACCTGCTGACGGGCCTGGAACAGTACCAGCATGGAAA GGTGCGCGAGGCGCTGAATTACCTCAACCACGCCTACAAAGACAACGCCATGCtactgaggagaggggagaagagagggatggagcagTCGCTTATTGCATTTTACAGGAGGAGGTGTCTCAAA GAGATGAATGACAACGCGGCCACCCTGTTCAGGAGCGGCGAGGTGAGCGACATGGAGGAGGGCATGATCATCATGAACGAGGCGGTCATCCCCTGCATGCACCTGATGAGCCGGCCGGACATGGTCAGCCAGGAAGACCTGGACACCATGGAGGCTGTACGCAGCCACTGGTGCTCTTACCTGGGAGTAGACCTGGATG ACTCCCTACAGGAGAAGCTGGGTGAGTTTCTGCCCAGGGTTCTGGACTGCTCAACAGAGATGGTGGTTCTAAAAGATCCACCAACAGTGCGCTCCAAAGTGCCCCATGACCTGTGCAGCCGCCTGGCCGCCATCATGGAGTCTATCACCAACACCTCTGTGGTCGCCGTCAAGTAA